One window of Nocardia nova SH22a genomic DNA carries:
- the ureG gene encoding urease accessory protein UreG, translating into MPPHLIDGEPHDHTHDRPKRVRTPGEPLRIGIGGPVGSGKTALVAALCRQLRTELSLAVLTNDIYTTEDADFLRRHAVLPDERITAVQTGGCPHTAIRDDITANLDAIDDLIEVNPGLDLILVESGGDNLTATFSAGLIDAQIFVVDVAGGDKVPRKGGPGVTFSDLLVINKTDLAPMVGADLEVMRRDSAAVREGRRFVFTSLTEDPAATPVLTWVREQLQAADAERIGEGAGAH; encoded by the coding sequence ATGCCGCCCCATCTGATCGACGGCGAACCGCACGATCACACCCACGACCGTCCCAAACGAGTGCGCACCCCCGGGGAACCGCTGCGCATCGGTATCGGCGGCCCGGTCGGCTCCGGTAAGACGGCGCTGGTCGCGGCCCTGTGCCGCCAGCTGCGCACCGAACTGTCGCTGGCGGTGCTGACCAACGACATCTACACCACCGAGGACGCCGATTTCCTGCGCCGCCACGCCGTCCTGCCGGACGAGCGGATCACCGCGGTCCAGACCGGCGGCTGCCCGCACACCGCGATCCGCGACGACATCACCGCCAACCTCGATGCCATCGACGATCTGATCGAGGTCAATCCCGGCCTGGACCTGATCCTGGTCGAATCCGGCGGCGACAATCTGACCGCCACCTTCTCCGCCGGACTGATCGACGCGCAGATCTTCGTCGTCGACGTGGCCGGTGGCGACAAGGTGCCGCGCAAGGGCGGGCCCGGGGTGACGTTCTCGGATCTGCTGGTGATCAACAAGACCGACCTGGCGCCGATGGTCGGCGCCGATCTCGAGGTGATGCGGCGGGATTCGGCCGCCGTGCGCGAGGGCCGCCGGTTCGTGTTCACCTCGCTCACCGAGGATCCGGCCGCGACGCCGGTGCTCACCTGGGTGCGCGAACAGTTGCAGGCCGCGGATGCGGAGCGAATCGGGGAAGGTGCTGGTGCGCACTGA